Proteins from a genomic interval of Eschrichtius robustus isolate mEscRob2 chromosome 9, mEscRob2.pri, whole genome shotgun sequence:
- the C9H6orf163 gene encoding uncharacterized protein C6orf163 homolog produces MCPIPGPLVGPVNGDHLMGQADIGADILNKEEQLQEAVLKERIAKAEADVWAKADERQREAVKKALEEANDMHKMKIQILKEEHQKDLQEMASKTKIELHQNMEEELQREHLAAEQRMVHRIQRIMMECHREKVQAVEEARAQERHIAQEEIQAQRRKAMEELLKAGVTVMKDQKKSVSHLIKEKEHAMNVYYCVAQRQKQEEVQEVLQEAEKTHQATLGNVMDKLLNTQGELLSMAKQLGIMTNWKDFLEEELQETRVAFQNYINYTFPKLSPGHADFILPERKKTPSSLITQENQATLD; encoded by the exons ATGTGCCCAATCCCGGGCCCATTAGTGGGGCCAGTTAATGGGGATCATCTGATGGGCCAAGCAG ATATTGGGGCAGATATTCTGAATAAGGAAGAGCAGTTGCAAGAAGCTGTACTCAAAGAACGTATTGCAAAAGCAGAAGCTGACGTATGGGCTAAG GCTGATGAACGCCAAAGAGAAGCAGTGAAGAAAGCCCTTGAAGAAGCAAATGACATGCACAAAATGAAAATCCAGATTCTGAAAGAGGAACATCAAAAAGATTTACAG GAAATGGCATCTAAGACCAAGATCGAGTTGCATCAAAACATGGAGGAAGAACTGCAGCGAGAACACCTGGCTGCCGAGCAACGCATGGTCCACAGGATCCAGAGGATCATGATGGAGTGCCACCGGGAGAAGGTCCAGGCCGTGGAGGAAGCCCGGGCCCAGGAGAGGCACATAGCCCAGGAGGAGATCCAGGCCCAGAGAAG AAAGGCCATGGAGGAACTTTTGAAAGCTGGTGTCACAGTTATGAAGGATCAAAAGAAGAGTGTGAGCCAtctgataaaggaaaaagaacatgCAATGAACGTCTACTATTGCGTGGCTCAGagacagaagcaagaagaggTTCAGGAAGTGCTtcaagaagcagagaaaacacaTCAGGCCACGCTTGGAAATGTGATGGACAAACTGCTTAACACGCAGGGGGAGCTGCTGTCCATGGCGAAGCAACTGGGAATCATGACAAATTGGAAAGATTTCCTGGAGGAAGAGTTACAGGAAACCAGGGTAGCGTTTCAAAACTACATCAATTATACGTTTCCGAAGCTCTCACCGGGACATGCAGATTTTATtctgccagaaagaaagaaaacgccTTCCAGTCTTATTACTCAGGAGAACCAAGCAACTCTTGATTAG